A genomic region of uncultured Paludibaculum sp. contains the following coding sequences:
- a CDS encoding alpha/beta hydrolase — protein sequence MRMLTILLIIAGTVAWAAEPAAQRIWPKGAPGEKGGIGPEADTTKADGALVAGRRVIRLGNVSEPTISVYPAPKNNNTGTAVVVFPGGGYNILAMDLEGTEVCEWLNSIGVTGVLLKYRVPARQGGPRWAAPLQDAQRAIGIVRSRAAELQIDPKKIGVLGFSAGGHLAALASNQYQQRTYDAVDAADQVSSRPDFSFVIYPGYLAMKDQGDKLAAELPVSANTPPTFLVQAEDDGVRVENSIVYYMALKNAKVPAEMHLFAKGGHGYGLRPTELPVTHWPKLAETWLRGLGLIPAVK from the coding sequence ATGCGCATGCTTACCATTCTTCTGATCATCGCCGGTACCGTGGCCTGGGCAGCCGAGCCCGCCGCCCAACGGATCTGGCCCAAGGGCGCCCCCGGCGAAAAGGGCGGCATTGGACCTGAGGCGGACACCACGAAAGCCGATGGCGCACTCGTCGCCGGCCGCCGTGTCATCCGGCTCGGCAACGTGAGCGAGCCCACCATCTCGGTCTACCCGGCACCGAAGAACAACAACACGGGTACGGCTGTGGTGGTCTTCCCCGGCGGCGGGTACAATATCCTGGCTATGGATCTGGAGGGCACCGAGGTGTGCGAATGGCTGAACTCCATCGGCGTAACAGGAGTGTTGCTGAAGTACCGTGTGCCCGCCCGTCAGGGGGGCCCGCGCTGGGCAGCGCCACTGCAGGATGCGCAACGCGCCATCGGCATTGTACGGTCTCGAGCCGCCGAGCTCCAGATCGACCCCAAGAAGATCGGCGTCCTCGGATTCTCGGCCGGCGGCCATCTTGCGGCCCTGGCCAGTAATCAATATCAGCAGCGCACCTACGACGCGGTCGACGCAGCCGACCAGGTCAGCAGCCGGCCCGACTTCTCCTTTGTGATCTACCCCGGCTATCTCGCCATGAAGGACCAGGGCGACAAGCTGGCCGCGGAGTTGCCCGTCTCCGCCAACACGCCGCCCACGTTCCTGGTGCAGGCCGAGGACGATGGTGTGCGCGTCGAGAACAGCATCGTTTACTACATGGCGCTCAAGAACGCCAAGGTCCCTGCGGAGATGCACCTTTTCGCCAAGGGCGGCCACGGCTACGGTCTACGGCCGACGGAACTGCCCGTCACACACTGGCCCAAGCTGGCGGAGACGTGGCTGCGAGGGCTGGGGCTGATACCCGCGGTGAAATAG
- a CDS encoding anaerobic sulfatase maturase, with amino-acid sequence MLHSEHMTPGNPFAIVNDSYSTASIQGQAPRITSLLIKPASAVCNLDCSYCFYLDRDADPYKELPARLMTNETLERLVDNYLFYSYPASTFAFQGGEPTLAGLPFFQKLVDLQQRHGRSGQSVSNALQTNGVLLDKDWGQLFREYKFLIGISLDGPEEVNDLYRFNKAGHGTWKNVMRGVEAMQKEKVDFNVLCVLSQSNVHKPREIYKFYRSLGIDYMQFIPLAEFDAEGKPFPFTITPEEYGRFMCEIFELWWPERRRIRVRFFDNLAEAIAGQKPGSCTMHETCDSYVVVEYNGDVYPCDFFVESSWKLGNVNLDSFPEIARRQKRYSFAVKKTLAHPECQVCEYQTICHGGCPKTRHGMHRQFEDLDYFCQAYKMVFSKAVGPLRKDVEKLLGRSAELAPHSISPY; translated from the coding sequence ATGCTACACTCCGAGCATATGACGCCTGGGAACCCCTTTGCGATCGTGAACGACAGCTATTCGACAGCGTCCATCCAGGGCCAGGCGCCGCGCATCACCTCACTGCTGATCAAACCGGCCTCGGCGGTGTGCAACCTCGACTGTTCGTACTGCTTCTACCTCGATCGTGACGCGGACCCTTACAAAGAGCTGCCGGCCCGCCTGATGACCAACGAGACTCTGGAGCGGTTGGTGGACAACTACTTGTTCTACTCCTACCCGGCGTCGACCTTTGCGTTCCAGGGTGGCGAGCCGACGCTCGCCGGACTGCCGTTCTTCCAGAAACTGGTGGATCTGCAGCAGCGTCATGGCCGCAGCGGGCAGTCGGTTTCCAACGCGCTGCAAACCAATGGAGTGCTGCTGGACAAGGACTGGGGGCAACTGTTCCGTGAGTACAAGTTCCTGATCGGCATCTCACTGGACGGGCCCGAGGAGGTGAACGACCTCTACCGTTTCAATAAGGCCGGCCACGGCACCTGGAAGAACGTGATGCGTGGCGTGGAGGCGATGCAGAAGGAGAAGGTCGATTTCAACGTGCTGTGCGTGCTGAGCCAGTCAAACGTGCACAAGCCCCGCGAGATCTACAAATTCTACCGGTCTCTGGGCATCGACTACATGCAGTTCATCCCGCTGGCCGAGTTCGACGCCGAAGGCAAGCCGTTCCCGTTCACGATTACTCCGGAAGAGTACGGGCGCTTTATGTGCGAGATCTTCGAACTGTGGTGGCCGGAGCGGCGCAGGATCCGCGTGCGCTTCTTTGACAATCTGGCCGAAGCCATCGCCGGCCAAAAGCCGGGCAGTTGCACGATGCATGAGACGTGCGACAGCTATGTGGTGGTGGAGTACAACGGCGACGTGTACCCCTGCGACTTCTTTGTCGAATCATCCTGGAAGCTGGGCAATGTAAACCTGGACTCCTTCCCCGAGATCGCGCGGCGCCAGAAGCGCTATTCGTTCGCTGTGAAAAAGACGCTGGCGCATCCGGAGTGCCAGGTGTGTGAGTATCAGACGATCTGTCACGGAGGCTGTCCGAAGACGCGGCATGGCATGCACCGGCAGTTTGAGGATCTCGATTACTTCTGCCAGGCGTACAAGATGGTCTTCAGCAAGGCTGTGGGGCCGTTGCGCAAGGACGTCGAGAAACTGCTGGGGCGCAGCGCGGAGCTGGCGCCGCACTCGATCAGTCCGTACTAA
- a CDS encoding DNA alkylation repair protein — protein MTPDALLAHIDESMLALADAGFAQGQRRFFQHEVDTYGVRTQHLTMLVREVYAAVKTWPLAHRNALMKGLWETGKLESGVLVCHVYRRFARQCTACEFKLFERWIDRYVHNWAHTDGVSSWLLAACIENEPDLRFALKPWTASKNRWKRRASAVSLLQEAKAGRHTDYIFEITALLLPDRDDMVEKGVGWLLKETYPQRPVETLDFLLRHETAATRLTLRYAAEKMTPEHRKSLLASH, from the coding sequence ATGACTCCGGACGCCCTGCTGGCCCACATCGACGAAAGCATGTTGGCTCTGGCCGATGCCGGGTTTGCGCAGGGGCAGCGGCGCTTCTTCCAGCATGAGGTGGACACCTACGGCGTGCGGACGCAGCACCTCACCATGCTCGTCCGTGAGGTCTATGCAGCCGTGAAGACATGGCCCCTGGCCCATCGCAATGCGCTGATGAAGGGCCTCTGGGAGACCGGCAAGCTCGAATCCGGAGTCCTCGTCTGCCACGTCTACCGCCGCTTCGCGCGCCAGTGCACCGCCTGCGAGTTCAAGCTCTTCGAGCGTTGGATCGACCGCTATGTTCACAACTGGGCGCACACCGACGGGGTTTCATCGTGGCTGCTGGCCGCCTGCATTGAAAACGAACCGGACCTTCGCTTTGCGCTCAAACCGTGGACCGCTTCGAAAAACCGCTGGAAACGGCGCGCTTCCGCCGTCTCGCTGCTGCAGGAAGCGAAGGCCGGCCGGCACACGGACTACATCTTCGAGATCACGGCCCTCCTGTTGCCCGATCGCGACGATATGGTCGAAAAAGGCGTCGGCTGGCTGCTGAAAGAGACCTATCCCCAGCGGCCTGTGGAGACGCTGGATTTCCTGCTGCGGCACGAGACCGCCGCCACCCGCCTCACCCTCCGTTATGCGGCGGAGAAGATGACGCCTGAGCACCGGAAATCGCTGCTCGCATCTCATTGA